The following are encoded in a window of Vigna unguiculata cultivar IT97K-499-35 chromosome 8, ASM411807v1, whole genome shotgun sequence genomic DNA:
- the LOC114194766 gene encoding squalene monooxygenase-like, which yields MVDPYVLGWILCSVLSLFALYSLAFGGESRRRASLPKPVNRIELSETVTTSTSECRSDKRDGDADVIIVGAGVAGAALAHTLGKDGRRVHVIERDLSEPDRIVGELLQPGGYLKLVELGLEDCVDKIDAQQVFGYALFKDGKHTRLSYPLEKFHSDVSGRSFHNGRFIQRMREKASTLPNVRLEQGTVTSLVEEKGTIKGVQYKNKDGQELTTFAPLTIVCDGCFSNLRRSLCNPKVDVPSCFVGLLLENCELPCANHGHVILGDPSPILFYRISSTEIRCLVDVPGKKVPSISNGEMEKYLKTTVAPQIPPELYDAFIAAVDKGNIRTMPNRSMPADPLPTPGALLMGDAFNMRHPLTGGGMTVALSDIVVLRNLLRPLPDLNDAPTLCKYLESFYTLRKPVASTINTLAGALYKVFCASPDQARKEMRQACFDYLSLGGLFSEGPVSLLSGLNPRPLSLVLHFFAVAIYGVGRLLLPFPSPKRIWIGARLISGASGIIFPIIKAEGIRQMFFPATVPAYYRAPPVGQ from the exons ATGGTGGATCCGTATGTTCTTGGCTGGATTCTGTGTTCCGTTCTGAGTCTCTTCGCGCTCTACAGCCTCGCCTTCGGCGGAGAGAGCCGGCGTCGCGCTTCTCTGCCGAAGCCGGTGAACAGAATCGAGTTATCGGAAACCGTGACCACCTCCACTAGTGAATGCAGATCGGATAAACGCGATGGCGACGCTGACGTCATTATTGTCGGAGCTGGTGTAGCCGGCGCAGCTCTGGCGCACACTCTCGGAAAG gaTGGGCGTCGAGTACACGTGATTGAAAGAGATCTGAGTGAGCCTGACCGTATTGTTGGAGAGTTGCTACAACCAGGTGGCTATCTCAAATTGGTTGAGCTGGGGCTTGAAG ACTGTGTAGACAAAATTGATGCTCAGCAAGTATTTGGCTATGCCCTTTTCAAGGATGGGAAACATACTCGTCTCTCTTACCCCTTAGAGAAGTTTCACTCAGATGTCTCTGGCAGGAGCTTTCACAATGGTCGCTTTATTCAGAGGATGCGGGAAAAGGCTTCCACCCTTCCCAA CGTGCGATTAGAGCAAGGAACAGTGACTTCCCTAGTTGAAGAGAAAGGGACAATTAAAGGTGTGCAATATAAGAACAAAGATGGTCAGGAATTGACAACATTTGCACCTCTTACCATTGTTTGTGATGGCTGCTTCTCAAACTTACGCCGTTCTCTCTGTAATCCTAAG GTGGATGTTCCCTCTTGTTTTGTTGGTTTACTTTTAGAGAACTGCGAGCTTCCATGCGCAAATCATGGCCACGTTATACTGGGAGACCCTTCACCCATTCTATTCTATCGTATAAGTAGTACAGAGATTCGGTGTCTGGTCGATGTACCTGGTAAGAAGGTTCCTTCTATTTCAAACGGTGAAATGGAAAAGTATTTGAAGACAACAGTAGCTCCACAG ATTCCCCCTGAACTTTATGATGCCTTCATAGCTGCTGTGGACAAGGGCAACATAAGGACAATGCCAAACAGAAGCATGCCGGCAGATCCTCTTCCTACACCTGGAGCCCTTCTGATGGGAGATGCATTCAACATGCGGCATCCACTAACAGGAGGCGGAATGACTGTCGCATTGTCTGATATTGTTGTGCTGAGAAATCTTCTAAGGCCCTTGCCTGACCTCAATGATGCACCCACACTCTGCAAGTACCTCGAATCCTTTTATACCTTGCGTAAG CCTGTGGCATCCACCATAAATACATTGGCAGGTGCGCTTTACAAAGTTTTTTGTGCATCCCCTGATCAGGCAAGGAAGGAAATGCGGCAAGCTTGCTTTGATTATCTAAGCCTTGGAGGCCTATTCTCGGAAGGACCAGTTTCTTTACTTTCTGGATTAAACCCTCGTCCTTTGAGTTTGGTTCTCCATTTCTTTGCTGTTGCAATATATGGTGTTGGCCGTTTATTGTTACCGTTTCCTTCACCTAAGAGAATATGGATTGGGGCCCGACTAATCTCT gGTGCATCTGGAATCATCTTCCCCATAATTAAGGCTGAAGGGATTCGGCAAATGTTTTTCCCTGCGACTGTTCCAGCTTATTACAGAGCTCCCCCGGTTGGACAATAG